Part of the Sorghum bicolor cultivar BTx623 chromosome 1, Sorghum_bicolor_NCBIv3, whole genome shotgun sequence genome, GGCTACGACAACATGGACGACAGCTTCGCCGACGATAGCTTCTCTGATGAGGTGGCACCGGCACGGCGCCTGTATGACAACAGCTTCAATGTGCTCaacagctcctcctcctccaacaGGTCTGGCGCGGCCTTCTGCAAGCTGCTGTCCCTGCAGATACTGGACCTGTCCAACAACAAGCTCACCGGAGAGCTGCCGGACTGCTTGTGGGAGATGCAGGCTCTGCAGTTTGTGGACCTATCAAACAACTCTTTCTCGGGTAAGATCCCCGAAGCCCCATCGACCCACAACTGTTCTCTAGAATCGCTCCATCTTGCCGGCAATAGCTTCACTGGAGAATTTCCAAGTGTCGTTAGGGGATGCCAGCAGCTGGCCACTGTTGATATTGGGAACAACATGTTCCATGGTGATATTCCTCGTTGGATTGGAAGCGGTGCTCCAGCACTGAAAATCCTTAGACTTAGTTCAAACAACTTCACTGGTCAAATTCCTCCGGAGTTATCACATCTTTCACAACTTCAGTTGCTAGAATTGGGCGACAATGGATTGACAGGGTTGATCCCAATAGAGTTGGGAAGCTTAGAGTCCATGAAGAATCCGAAAATTAATTCAAGTACAGGATCGCTAGATGGGTCCACCTATCAGGATAGAATTGACATCGTCTGGAAGGGACAAGAGCTGATATTTCAAAGAATACTTGAGCTGATGACGGGCATTGATTTGTCAGGCAATTCACTGTCGCATTGCATCCCTGAAGAGTTAACCAATCTCCAAGGCCTCCGATTTCTGAACCTGTCAAGAAACAATATGTCATGTACCATTCCTAAAAACATTGGTAGCCTCAAATATCTTGAGTCCCTTGATCTTTCCTGGAATGAACTTTCAGGACCCATTCCTCCAAGCTTGAGTAGTTTGTCATCCCTGAATACATTGAATCTCTCAAACAACCATTTGTCAGGCAAGATACCTACCGGGAATCAACTTCAGACACTCATAGACCCATCGATTTACAGCAACAATCCTGACCTCTGTGGACCTCCTTTGAACATTTCATGCGAAGATCCGTCACACGCATTTGATGAGGGAAATGGCGGA contains:
- the LOC8067444 gene encoding leucine-rich repeat receptor-like protein kinase PXC2, which encodes MMCAPNSTTTASPWSSSTTLHYQVASELKTNNKTSLSTTSFQDSNPELSMAEHARGSQILLIYLCLCLLLLSSVHLAMSRDLYDDFDDSFADDSFSDEVPPADGYDNMDDSFTDDNFSDEVAPADGYDNMDDSFADDSFSDEVAPARRLYDNSFNVLNSSSSSNRSGAAFCKLLSLQILDLSNNKLTGELPDCLWEMQALQFVDLSNNSFSGKIPEAPSTHNCSLESLHLAGNSFTGEFPSVVRGCQQLATVDIGNNMFHGDIPRWIGSGAPALKILRLSSNNFTGQIPPELSHLSQLQLLELGDNGLTGLIPIELGSLESMKNPKINSSTGSLDGSTYQDRIDIVWKGQELIFQRILELMTGIDLSGNSLSHCIPEELTNLQGLRFLNLSRNNMSCTIPKNIGSLKYLESLDLSWNELSGPIPPSLSSLSSLNTLNLSNNHLSGKIPTGNQLQTLIDPSIYSNNPDLCGPPLNISCEDPSHAFDEGNGGEFQDQWLYYCVIAGIVFGFWLWYGMLFSIAKLRYSVFLFVDRMQYKTMQKVRPINRFLSKEKSDPSSVPMFSTSDTS